The Spinacia oleracea cultivar Varoflay chromosome 2, BTI_SOV_V1, whole genome shotgun sequence DNA segment GAATTATGATGTTATTTTTTACACGAGTTCTAATGATAGTACATGCAGTTGTAGAAAGTTTGAGAGTGAAGGGATATTGTGTAGACATATCTTGTTTATAATGAAGGGAAAGTTCTTATGTGAAATTCCATCTAAATATTTGTTGCGTCGTTGGTCAAAATATGCCCTTAAGCAACCAATGTCTAATTTCGAAGGTTGGTCATTTGTGGAAGATTCTTCAAGGAGTGGTAGAAAAAAACAACTTCTCTCTGATTGTTGGTCTGAAATGTTTTCTTGTGTGAGTTTGGCCGAGGACACAGAAGATAATTTGTTTGAATTAGTTGAGAAATTAAGTGTGTTTGAGGAGGAATTGAAGAAAAAGAAGTGTGGTGAAGGCGAGGCAACTAGGAAAGACCAAACTGCTTCTGATGCTGATATACTTGAGCTACTTGTTGGCTCAAAGTTTGGGGAGGTTGATGTTCTCCCTCCTAATGTTTGTCTTACCAAGGGATCTGGAAGAAGTTCCAAGAGGCTAAAGAGTGCGAAAGAGAAAGCAGTTGAAGTGCGAAAGAGAAAGCAGTTGAAGTGAATACCACTGCAAAGAAGGGACGTACATGCAAAGCTTGTGGTCAGTCAGGGGTAAACCACGACAGCCGTAACTGTCCAAACAAATGACAGTGGGTACtacttaatttttttctttattttaatttcatttacttttacttttaattcaTTTACTTTTACTGATTCTTTATTTACTTTCTACTAATCAGGATCTTAGGATGAACCAAGTCCAACCAAATGACAGTGGGTACTGCTGAAtttctgttttattttttttaattttatatacttttatttttaattcatcTACTTTTACTTTAAATTTTTctatttttactttcatttcATTTTACTATTACTGATTCTTTGTTCACTTTATACTAATCTATATCTAAATTtgcaccaattatttatgcacttgCAGGTGTCTGCTAGTTTTGCGTTTTGTGGATCTTACGGCGCAATGGAATGAGCTATAAATGAAGGAGGGGCAAGAAATAAGGAGCATTTTACTTATTTCCTATAAAAAGGAGgtcttaatattttattatgtaGTCTTAAGAGAACTTTGAACAGATTTTGAATTTATGCTTTTCAAGTAGGATTAtttgaattttagttttattaacTTTGGATTACAAAGTAACCATGTATTtagtataattattttttttggttaaatGTTTTTTTCATGTTTAGTACAATCCTACCTCCTTTGTTTCTTAATTTTAATTCTAATGTCAATTTGTTTACTTTAAATGATTCTTTGTTTAGTTTTTTTGTAATTGGCATTACTTTATTATTGATCAAATTGTAACCAAATTTGAGGTAGAATTGTTCAGATTAACAAGTTTGATTGATCTTTTTATAAAGGAAATTCCAGTAGTTGCTCTCAGTTTTTGACACTTAGTTTTGGTAGCCAATAAATAACTGAAACTCTCGAACTAGCCTTGTTGTTTTATTTAATACTCCAACTTGACATCAATAAGTTTTTTCCATATATTTTGGGTGAAATATCCAACCATAGTTCTCTTTTTAAATCTCTTCGTCACAAATGTCTTACAACCTTCACTATGACAAAAACCCCAAAAGAAAAGATTGGCCAAGGCTAAAGTAGTTGTCTTTGATGGTGTTGGCAACGCAAGAGTTTGAAATAAAGGTGATTGACATAGAAATCAAAGGCGTATCACGTATGAGTACAAGATTGTTAAAGAAACACTAAAAGTAAACTGGATTAATTTCAAAGTAAACTCATTATTTTCTTTAGtaaacaaaatatatttagGTAGCAGATAGTTGTATCACGTATGAGTACAAGATTGTTAAAGAAACACTAAAAGTAAACTGGATTAATTTCAAAGTAAACTCATTGTGTTCTTTAGtaaacaaaatatatttagGTAGCAGATAGCTCTAGTCACAGCTCTAGTCAGGCTACTTTTTAATAATAGTACTTACAATAACCTAAGTTAACCAAGTCAACTGCCTATATGATATTTACTATTTTTTCCAATATATTGTTATATTATAATCACAAAAAAATCTTCATTTGACGCTTTATCTCCTTTCACCGCTTCCATTTATCTCCTTCACCACCTATAGCATTAAAAATTAATAGTTTGTATTAGTTTACTTCAGGATGAAAATAGTAAGTGTTATTAATATAAAATAATGCAAAAAAATTTTAAGACATGCTTTAGGAGACGAAGGAGAATTTTGATAGACGATGTATAAAACAAATAATTAAGCACATTAGGAACAACCATTcacaaataattaaatatatatgtTTTTCAACTTCACCTTTCAAGCTTGTATGCATTTCAACTTCAgtcatcttcttcctcttctgctGCTAATACATTCCTTTTAGCTTGTAccttttaacaaattttattcaaaagtaaaCTTTAGATACGTTTTGATCTAAACAGAACATAACATGTAATCTTTGTTAAACACATAATTGTAACAATAAGCAAGCATAAATCTCACCTTCTTTGATTCCCAGTCTTCAACTCTTTTGATTAGTTTGTCTTTCACCATAGTCTTATCATGCAAAACAATCTTCATTGCACAATGCATTTGAAAATGTGTGTATCTTTCAACCTCCTGAAATATACAAGGAATTAAGAAAAACGAAATGAAGTCTACAACAAAAAATTTCAACAAcacaataataatatattaaaagtaAGACCAAATATAAGTGCTACTTACATTTATAATTCGGCCAAGTTCAATTTTATCAACTCCATCATAAAATTGCATATTCATTATCAAATACACACCAGATgcattttcttcttttttctggaaCGGTAAATCAAGAATCCTCAAGTTGTAGGTCAACACTTTGTCAGCTTTTGGATGCTTGATACTCTTCAACAACTTTTTCATTTGAGCAACCTGGACAATTTTAacaattttgtttacttttgtaTAGTTTCCATTTACTTTTGTATATTTTTCGTTTACTTTCAGTCTTTAACTACATAATTCATTCACAAGTTCTTAAAACCAGAAACCAatccacaaatcaaaatgtcaaCTCTGAAATAGTTGACcaaaaataacaaaagaaaaagaaacagagGCAGCAACTCACAATAAAATATGAGATCGTTTTAAATTCACTTATGCAGTACTACTTCAGTTGATAATCTCAGAACCTATCAGGTTGAAACAGGGTATAGTTGGTGCTTTGTCAAGGTATTAGGGCCATATTGTCTATGATGTTCAGGAAAAGCAGAGAGCCTGAAATAACAATAGATTTTCAGCCTTAAGATTCTCATTCTCATCTAACAACAAATTTTCAGGCTTAAGATTATTGTCTGAGACCCCACAACTACGACAATAATCAATTGCACTAATAAgttattggaaaaaaaaaaagaggttgTACAGACTTATATCATTTAGAATATTTACTTTTAGGTTAGTTTAATTAATCTACttttactaattaattatttacttttCAGGCCAACTAatttactttttaaaaaaaattgataaagccTAATATTGTTAACTTTTACCTATTTCTTTCACTGAAATCACGTAataatttcttatttattttccttttaaagAGAGTATATATTCAATTCACTTTCTACAATTTTCATTTAAATTACTTCAAGTCTATAATCTAACAACCCCTAACTGAGTAACAATCGGCAACAACACCAACTCAAACATAACACCCTAAGACAGACTGCAAGTTTAGAATCAGGATAGCAGCCTCACGATTTTACTTCTGAGCATAATTCATTAACTAGTACCAAGTTTCGTTCCAGTTTTTAAAACTACTTCATTCTTACTCAATCAATCagtttttagaggcaaccaaACTGTTTGAAGAACTAAGAGCTTGGAAAAGGAtcataaaagaaaatgaaacaaTTTTGATAGTCGATAAATAACTAAgaaaagtaaatgaaactaatttAGTGGAGTTCACTCTACGTTAAATCCTTACCATGGCTTTTATGAACTCTGAAATTTCAGCCCATTCTTCATTTGTTTCATACAGGATGCTATCCAAATGATCAATTGTCTCATTCTTGAAGTTTATCACAACACAAAAGAAGTGATCCTTAAGCAATAAAGGAACAAAAACCTGTGCGCAAGTGAAAAATGCAAATTAAAGTAATTTCGAAAAATagtaaacaaactaaaaacATTTATACTATCAATAAAACATTAAAGAATATAGATTTCTTACACAATCACATTTTTTAATGTCATTGAACTCCAGCTCTGCTTCGACCCAATCCTCCCACATCTTCAACAACGGTGCCACagttttctttcctttcaaataTATGCAATCCTCAAGTGCTTCCTGCAATGtataaatttgaatataaaATATCTTTAGATTTACATTTCAGACGAAAAACTAAAGTCTACATATTTTATATTATAAGAGTGTTTATGTAATTTACCATATGATCCAGAGTAAAATAGAATCTCTTTGCATCATTTGCGTCCTTCTCAATAGTATCATCATGGTAATTCATATAAAATGCCCAAGCTGTGACGAGGTTAGATGTTGgatttttcaaattcaacaaaGAATGTAAATCTCCTCTTGTTACTTCAATGGACTCTCCAAACCATGCAAATGTTTCActgtaaattaaaattttgctTCTGTAAGTTTTAACAAAACAAAAGTAGGCAAAAGAACACTTAAAGTAAATGTAACTACTTAAAAAGTAAaccaaatattttttaaaaataaatgacTCATCACAAGGGACTGTAAAGTCAAAATTCTTCCATATGCTTGGTATTGACTTGGGTAAGGGCAACTTGTTAGTCTTGTTGACCTAGTTATTAAGGCCTAACTAAAATCAAGTGGTTAGAAAGTCCAATTCAACTACGATAGCCTTGTGCAAGTATATTTGGGAAAATCTGCATTATTTCAGTCAGCCTAGTTTAACAGTATAAACAATCGATTTTAACTTAATGTAAATCAAAAAATTTAGTagcataattatttttttgtgttTACACATTGATCATAATGAGGTTGACAACCGGGATTCCGATCCCCGGTAGGTCTGTGATCCTACTCCGCATGGTAAATGGAATGTTTTCTGAAGAAACATTAAAACATTTCCTTTACTTTAAACACAACAACATTTACATTAAAATCAAATCAATCTACAAAAATCTACTTTAAGTTTTTAACACCTCATAATTCAATCACACTTATTCTAACATGCACAACCCTTAGAAACTAACCACAACAATTCACAGAAGATGAACCACATTTACACCCAACCACGCGTCCATTCATACACCAGGCTACGCATAGCGCAAACAAGCATCAAATATTACCATTTACGATAATACGAAAGACTATAGAACACTAGCATTATATTCTTGACTGCAACTTTGTCATGCCATCACCTTTTGATATGTCCAACAAAGCTCACAAAAAATTCACCATGAAAACTGAAATAATTAAAAACCTAAAAATGTACTTGAACTAAACTAGAGTCATTACCAAGAAACACAAGAAAACATTAGCAGCAGTTTGTTATCTATTTACTTTCATAGatattttgtttactttaattgagattttgtttactttttatATTAGTGTTACATATACAGCCAACATGATAAGAATAAGAAGAATATAagagaagaagaacaacaagaaGATATGAAGGCAAGAGGAAAAGAAAGAAGTAgatgaaaaaattaaattttacctCATATTCTTTTCGTCTTCGATTGCCATATAATCTAACATTTGTTGAAATTGTGTTGACCATTCATCAACAATCCATGTGCTAGCCGCATTCATGAATGTTGATGGGAAGGGAAAGGATTGCCTCTGATCACCTTTTTCTGGATCTTcccttgttcttttgtttcccCCTTCACTTTTCATTTTTCCAATGATTTTGAATTCTTCTACCTTGGCTATCAACTCATTTCGTATGAGATTGTAATCAGATGTCGCAAGATTGGCGCATATTAGAGCTCGATAGAGCTTCCTGGTATTTGCCAGTCCTAGATCGCAGCTGTAATTCTCTCCTTTGAAAGATAACAAGTGCATCATCAAAAAGATACCACAATCCATTGTGATTCTTTTTTCCGCTTTCCAATCAAAGTATACCTCTTCATAAGTGTACTCCTTAACATCTTTTGCTTTTGGGTGTTTCATGTTTTGAAACACAACTGCCATTTCTTCTGTCTACAAAAGCCAAAAGTAAACAGTTTAtacttaaaagtaaataaataatttaattttgtaaacatcatttaataaaagagaatataaaaaaaacattaccACCATTGACACCATTTCACGATAATAAACAGAGGTAGCACTTTTGTATTTCCTGTTATCCAACTATTGTATTTTCGAGCTTATACAATTGATCACAACAGCACTATAATGTTTCTTCAGCAGAATAGGGACAAATACCTACAAAAGAGATATTACAAAAAAATCATATACTATGAAGGATGGATAATACAAAAAAGAAACAATATGATCAATTATATACATACCAAATCAGTTTCCTTGAATGCAATTTCATCATTATACAACAATAGCCAATG contains these protein-coding regions:
- the LOC110789013 gene encoding uncharacterized protein, with translation MHRCFIRTHALFYEFQQECKAACFACGIESCNSCYGDGEEFSVVYDNERRKNYDVIFYTSSNDSTCSCRKFESEGILCRHILFIMKGKFLCEIPSKYLLRRWSKYALKQPMSNFEGWSFVEDSSRSGRKKQLLSDCWSEMFSCVSLAEDTEDNLFELVEKLSVFEEELKKKKCGEGEATRKDQTASDADILELLVGSKFGEVDVLPPNVCLTKGSGRSSKRLKSAKEKAVEVRKRKQLK